From the genome of Nicotiana tabacum cultivar K326 chromosome 17, ASM71507v2, whole genome shotgun sequence:
cAGAAATGAGGTGTTTGTTCTAACCCCGCCAAAGAAACAAGTCAAATTTCAAGGGAATTTTGTAACCCCACCAAAAAGGACAAAAGGGTCATCCATTTTGACCCAATCAGTACCTGATTTTTCATCAGCATTGAGAAAGGAAAATCGAAAGCCACCTACTATGTTACCAACTTTGAAGGAGAAATCAGCAACTCCACCACCAGCTGGTTCAAAAAGTGGGAAATTTTATGGGGTAGTTGGGAATATTGGAGGTAGCAAATCGGTGAATTCAGGGGATAAGAGAAATGGGGGTTTGATTACTAGGAAAAGTTATGCAAATGTTGAGGAACTGAAGGGATTAGCTACTGTTGCAAGAAGTGCTATTAATGGAGAAAATAGAGTTGGAAGAAATAGCAGCAGAATTGCTGGCAAGACTATTCTTGGATATAGACAATTATAAGTCTCAAAAATCTGAAGATTTGGAGGAGAAAAGAAGGGGGAAGCAGTTGAATTCTTTTTTCTTAGGGGTTTTtgattctttgatttttacatttgGTTTGCTTGAACGAATGTTTTTTTGGtttacttttttgtttttatagAAGATTGATTTTTCAATATTTGGCTTGGAGTTGTATAGAGCAATGGTGTTTGATTGAAATTGGAGTGATGTAACCTACTGGGAGCTACAGAAAGTTCTTTGCTTATGTGGATTCTTTGGTGAACATATTTGAATATCTTAataatagtgatatttttcaATGCTCAATCTATGGTGGTCAATTTATTGTGTTTCCAGCCCCTCCAGAAAATTAAGGGGCAAAAATCCATTAAGATGCATATTTCCACAGTTCGTACACTCATTTTGAAGGCCAAAACATAAGAGACTTATGTTGTTTTAAGTTAATTcagaaattttaaattatttctcattttttgcctGTCATCCTGGTGCAAAAGCAAGTACAATGAATAGTAGAATCAGATGCAGAATCTATTGATTTGTACAAAATACTTTGCTTGAAATTATTGAAGCCAGAGTTATCACATGATAGGCTACTACAAACTCTCAGAAACAAAAGGAGCTACTAGTAACAGTTCCATCTGAATTTAGCTAGAACAGTAGAGGTCTAAAACAACTTCATCTACTAATACTTGGAGAATATGCCTATCAACTTCAGTGCCACACTCAAAGGTTTCAATGTCGAAATCTATCCATTTACCCAAAGAATGGCTCATATCCCATTCTATTAACTCGTCAGGGATCAAACCAACAAATTCTGTCCACATTTTGACCTCTTCAATAATATCAGCAATCATAATCTCTTTAGTCATACTTGATGGTTGTTTGGTCCATGTTCTGAAACCGGAATTAGAGTATCGACCAAATGCCGTGTCTAGGTACTCTACTACACAATCGAAGGCAAATCCTTTAAGCTGATTCATCTGCTTTGGGTCGTTACAGCCGAGCAACTGACCAAAAGTCATCCATAGAAGACTTGAGAGTATATCAAGTTCATTGACGAGAAAATGGCTCACAGAAAACCCATCGTCTACAAGTGGAGGTGTAGTTCCAAAACTAAGTTCAGCATTCAAAATGACCTCTTTTGCGTGACTGAGTTTGCTTCCTTTTAACTGATCAATCTTGCTTAGCACTCCAGAAATGTTGTTAACATGGTCTGTGATCAGTGCTCCGCAACTCCTCCTGCTGAATAATGAGGCTGCGCAATCCGAAAGATCTCTATCAGTTTCTGGAAAGAGTTGTTCATCATACATAGAGTCCACAGATTCAGCAAGCAATTTGTCCTCTGGAGGTAAACAAGCACATATATTAGAAGCATGCATGAATGAAATCCAATTTCAGAGGTGTCTTTttttaagagaaagaaagaaagaaagtttgCAAATAGTAAACTTTGAACGAGGGACCATACTCGAGCTACTATTGGGACTGCTGGAGAGACAGCTGTCATTTGAAAAGCTAGCTTCAAGAACACATCCTGGACTAGGATTATCAATATCAAGTGAATTCCCAACTAAATTGGTTGCCGAATCTAGTGTGGCCTGAGCAGAATTTCAAAAGCAATAATAAGATTCAGACTAATAAGAATATGATGAAAACTGAAGCAAgcgcatttttaaatttttgtgtaCTTGAAAAGCAACGAAAGAAGTTATTATTTCTGAGGGGAAAAATGGTGGATGATGAATAGTGAATAACTAAACCATTAGCATCCTGAAATGCTATTTCCTGACTACTATTAGTACAGTTCCACGGCTGCCTGTGCTTTGCATTTAATAAGAAGCCAAAAGCACTTGAATAGTGTGTGTAGAATGTGCACTTCTCATTTCTAATCAAAAACAAGAGAATGCATAGGAGAAACATGTTACTATGCAACTAATCAGGGAAAGCAGAATTATACATCTGATCCAATCAAATGGTACTAAATCAGCAAGATTGTGGTTCTTTGTATGCATAAGAACCATGATTGTACTCATTTGGTGCATTCAATCAGTAACTATCAATGCTACCAAGTCCTCTCATAGGAAATGAAGAGTTCAACCCACTCAGCTAAAGTTAAATTAGCCAGATCAATCAATCATGAAATT
Proteins encoded in this window:
- the LOC142171651 gene encoding uncharacterized protein LOC142171651, yielding MAGTSESLLQTQTLNSLYTALDPKSLLLSQFSNSDQPQFLQLTTDSFLMERGPRYKAYADLREKKLRIKHMKQSIPEEEEEEKDYRNEVFVLTPPKKQVKFQGNFVTPPKRTKGSSILTQSVPDFSSALRKENRKPPTMLPTLKEKSATPPPAGSKSGKFYGVVGNIGGSKSVNSGDKRNGGLITRKSYANVEELKGLATVARSAINGENRVGRNSSRIAGKTILGYRQL